One window of the Actinomyces procaprae genome contains the following:
- the lpdA gene encoding dihydrolipoyl dehydrogenase, which yields MTDASAVDGMSTPEGRVYDMVVLGGGSGGYAAALRGAQLGLSVALIEADKVGGTCLHRGCVPTKALLHSAETADAVREATAVGVRAAFEGIDMPAVQEYKNSIVSRMYKGLQGLVSSRGIDLVNGWGRLVAADTVEAAGRRYRGRNVVLASGSYPKTVGQEIAGPVMTSEQALELDHVPGSAVILGGGVIGVEFASAWASMGAQVTIIEALPHLVPNEDEAISKQLERAFRKRRIGFKVGTRFESVERTDGGVKVHTADGAAIDAEVLLIAVGRGPATANLGYEEVGVAMERGFVLADAHGRTNVDGVWAVGDIVPGVQLAHRGFAQGIAVAERIAGLDPAPVDDVKVPKVTFCEPEIASVGLSQARAAEIHGAENIVTSEFNVAGNAKSQILGTQGFVKLVALKDGPILGFHAIGARMGEQVGEGQLIVSWEADANDVAALVHAHPTQNETIGEAAMALAGRPLHNHG from the coding sequence ATGACCGATGCCAGTGCAGTTGATGGGATGAGCACCCCCGAAGGACGCGTGTACGACATGGTCGTGCTCGGGGGCGGATCGGGTGGCTACGCCGCGGCGCTGCGCGGCGCCCAGCTCGGTCTGAGCGTGGCACTGATCGAGGCCGACAAGGTGGGCGGCACATGCCTGCACCGCGGCTGCGTCCCCACCAAGGCACTCCTGCACTCGGCGGAGACCGCCGACGCGGTGCGTGAGGCGACCGCCGTCGGCGTGCGGGCCGCCTTCGAGGGTATCGACATGCCCGCGGTCCAGGAATACAAGAACAGCATTGTCAGCCGCATGTACAAGGGCCTGCAGGGGCTGGTCTCCTCGCGCGGCATTGACCTGGTCAACGGTTGGGGCCGCCTGGTGGCAGCCGACACCGTGGAGGCGGCGGGCCGCCGCTACCGGGGCCGGAACGTGGTGCTCGCCTCCGGCTCCTACCCCAAGACCGTGGGACAGGAGATCGCCGGCCCCGTCATGACCAGCGAGCAGGCACTGGAGCTCGATCACGTGCCCGGGTCCGCGGTGATCCTGGGCGGCGGGGTCATCGGGGTGGAGTTCGCCTCGGCCTGGGCCTCCATGGGCGCGCAGGTCACCATCATTGAGGCCCTGCCGCACCTCGTGCCCAATGAGGACGAGGCGATCTCCAAGCAGTTGGAGCGCGCCTTCCGCAAGCGCAGGATCGGATTCAAGGTGGGCACCCGCTTCGAGTCCGTCGAGCGCACGGACGGCGGCGTGAAGGTACACACCGCGGACGGCGCGGCCATTGACGCGGAGGTGCTGCTCATCGCCGTCGGCCGGGGCCCGGCGACCGCGAACCTGGGCTACGAGGAAGTAGGCGTGGCCATGGAGCGCGGTTTCGTCCTCGCCGACGCCCACGGCCGCACCAACGTTGACGGCGTGTGGGCGGTGGGCGACATTGTTCCCGGCGTCCAGTTGGCACACCGGGGCTTCGCGCAGGGCATCGCCGTCGCTGAGCGCATCGCGGGTCTCGACCCCGCCCCGGTCGACGACGTCAAGGTCCCCAAGGTGACCTTCTGCGAGCCCGAGATCGCCTCGGTCGGACTCTCGCAGGCGCGCGCCGCTGAGATTCACGGCGCCGAGAACATCGTCACCAGTGAGTTCAACGTCGCCGGAAACGCCAAGTCCCAGATCCTGGGAACCCAGGGCTTCGTCAAGCTGGTGGCTCTCAAGGACGGACCAATCCTCGGATTCCACGCCATCGGCGCCCGCATGGGGGAACAGGTGGGCGAGGGCCAGCTGATTGTTTCTTGGGAGGCCGACGCGAACGACGTCGCCGCCCTGGTGCACGCCCACCCCACGCAGAACGAGACCATCGGCGAGGCGGCCATGGCCCTGGCCGGCAGGCCACTGCACAACCACGGCTGA
- the sucB gene encoding 2-oxoglutarate dehydrogenase, E2 component, dihydrolipoamide succinyltransferase, with translation MSESVKMPALGESVTEGTVSSWLKSVGDTVEVGEPLLEVATDKVDTEVPSPVAGTLLEIRVAEDETVEVGTVLAIVGDAAEAGSAPAAPAPASQEAEPEPTAPVAAAPAAPAAAAAAEPAAAPPSAAYVTPIVRKLARERGVDLATVTGTGIGGRIRKQDVEAAAAAQAEAQAASAPAPEAVPAPAAPATAPADAARRASATDGADLRGRTEKMSRLRRVISERMMASLQTSAQLTTVVEVDVTRVAALRARAKDEFLTRNGTKLTYLPFFVAAATEALKAHPKLNATISGDQVTYHDVEHIGIAVDTPRGLYVPVIKNAGDMNVPGLAKRINDLAARTRDNKVEAGELSGATFTITNTGSGGALFDTPIINQPEVAILGLGAITRQPRVVKDADGNEVIAVRSVCYLSLSYDHRLVDGADASRYLMTVKKRLEQGDFSGELGL, from the coding sequence ATGTCCGAGTCCGTGAAGATGCCCGCGCTGGGCGAATCGGTCACCGAGGGGACTGTCTCCTCCTGGCTGAAGTCCGTGGGAGACACCGTCGAAGTCGGTGAGCCGCTGCTGGAGGTGGCCACCGACAAGGTCGACACCGAGGTGCCCTCCCCCGTGGCGGGCACCCTGCTGGAGATCCGGGTCGCCGAGGACGAGACCGTTGAGGTCGGCACCGTGTTGGCGATCGTAGGGGATGCGGCGGAGGCGGGCAGCGCCCCTGCAGCCCCCGCGCCCGCATCCCAGGAGGCGGAGCCCGAGCCGACGGCGCCGGTCGCCGCCGCCCCGGCGGCACCTGCGGCTGCGGCCGCCGCCGAACCGGCCGCGGCGCCCCCGTCGGCCGCCTACGTAACCCCGATTGTGCGCAAGCTTGCCCGCGAGCGGGGCGTTGACCTGGCCACTGTTACCGGAACCGGTATCGGCGGACGCATCCGCAAGCAGGACGTGGAGGCCGCGGCCGCCGCACAGGCCGAGGCCCAGGCTGCGTCGGCTCCGGCACCGGAGGCCGTTCCCGCGCCGGCCGCCCCTGCGACCGCGCCCGCCGACGCTGCGCGGCGCGCTTCCGCGACAGACGGCGCGGACCTGCGCGGTCGGACCGAGAAGATGAGCAGGCTGCGCCGCGTCATCTCCGAGCGCATGATGGCCTCGCTGCAGACCTCCGCCCAGCTCACCACGGTCGTCGAAGTGGACGTCACCCGCGTGGCCGCACTGCGCGCCCGCGCAAAGGATGAGTTCCTGACGCGCAACGGCACCAAGCTGACGTACCTGCCGTTCTTTGTTGCCGCCGCCACCGAGGCGCTCAAGGCGCACCCGAAGCTGAACGCCACCATCAGTGGGGACCAGGTGACCTACCACGACGTTGAGCACATCGGCATCGCGGTCGACACGCCTCGGGGCCTGTACGTCCCGGTGATCAAGAACGCCGGTGACATGAACGTCCCGGGCCTGGCCAAGCGCATCAACGATCTGGCGGCGCGCACGCGGGACAACAAGGTCGAGGCCGGTGAGCTGTCCGGTGCCACCTTCACGATCACCAACACCGGATCTGGCGGCGCCCTGTTCGACACCCCGATCATCAACCAGCCCGAGGTGGCCATCCTGGGCCTGGGCGCCATCACCCGCCAGCCGCGCGTGGTTAAGGATGCCGACGGCAATGAGGTCATTGCCGTGCGCTCGGTGTGCTACCTGTCGCTGTCCTACGACCACCGGCTGGTGGACGGTGCGGATGCCTCCCGGTACCTCATGACCGTCAAGAAGCGTCTTGAGCAGGGCGACTTCTCCGGCGAGCTGGGGCTCTGA
- a CDS encoding SRPBCC family protein has translation MSTTTHLLALITCSWHEAGRLRHPEVDLDHLLLGLLAEGGAAAALLGAHGVTLANARGAIRDVADADLAAIGVDVSAMPQNLPESVGTEPLANFGEIPMSARAEQLVNDRNTSFKTSLSALQALLGTEVAIRPLVLLGVDPDHLRNDVAAYKQRRPNPVARRAGVMVDHTLLAEQPSAAERLSRFISAPPAQVHGVLADPSLLSSWAVLATEIRATRPDGIITRSGSRSGSRHMDLRWRRFEPTPDSVVWVKTMLNGPAPGRGIAYDRFDLAPAPGGCALTFTRAHRIWNLSGRLLHPVTQRLTRIGMVTALGALARTVAASE, from the coding sequence ATGAGTACGACCACACACCTGCTCGCCTTGATCACCTGCTCCTGGCATGAAGCCGGTCGACTGCGCCATCCCGAAGTCGATCTGGACCATCTGCTCCTGGGCCTGCTTGCTGAGGGCGGCGCGGCCGCGGCCCTACTGGGCGCCCACGGCGTCACTCTCGCCAACGCCCGAGGCGCGATACGGGATGTGGCTGACGCCGATCTAGCCGCTATCGGCGTCGACGTCTCCGCCATGCCGCAGAACCTTCCGGAAAGTGTAGGCACGGAACCATTGGCCAATTTCGGTGAGATACCCATGTCCGCTCGGGCCGAACAGCTCGTGAACGACCGAAACACCTCGTTCAAAACCTCACTGTCCGCGCTGCAGGCCCTGCTGGGCACCGAAGTAGCGATTCGCCCACTCGTCCTACTCGGTGTTGATCCGGATCACCTACGCAACGATGTTGCCGCCTACAAACAGCGCCGTCCGAACCCGGTGGCACGCCGTGCCGGCGTCATGGTCGACCACACGCTGCTTGCCGAACAGCCGTCGGCCGCTGAGCGCCTGAGCCGGTTCATCTCCGCACCGCCGGCACAGGTGCACGGCGTCCTGGCCGATCCGTCACTATTGTCCAGTTGGGCGGTTCTCGCCACGGAGATACGCGCAACCCGTCCGGACGGCATCATCACCCGTAGCGGCTCACGGTCCGGAAGCCGCCACATGGACCTGCGCTGGAGGCGCTTCGAACCGACGCCAGATTCAGTCGTCTGGGTCAAGACGATGTTGAACGGACCCGCACCCGGGCGGGGCATCGCATATGACCGCTTCGATCTTGCACCCGCCCCCGGCGGATGCGCGCTCACCTTCACCCGTGCTCACCGGATCTGGAACCTGTCCGGGCGGTTGCTGCACCCGGTTACGCAGCGGCTGACACGCATCGGCATGGTCACGGCCCTCGGCGCCCTGGCCCGGACCGTAGCCGCATCCGAGTGA